A genomic region of Oryza glaberrima chromosome 1, OglaRS2, whole genome shotgun sequence contains the following coding sequences:
- the LOC127764441 gene encoding hydroquinone glucosyltransferase-like encodes MAPAHAVTPHVVLLPSPGAGHVAPAAQLAARLATHHGCTATIVTYTNLSTARNSALASLPTGVTATALPEVSLDDLPADARIETRIFAVVRRTLPHLRELLLSCLGSSSPAGVTTLLTDMLCPAALAVAAELGIPRYVFFTSNLLCLTTLLYTPELARTTTCECRDLPEPVVLPGCVPLHGTDLVDPLQDRANPVYPLIVELGLDYLLADGFLINTFDAMEHDTLGAFKELSDKGVYPPAYAVGPLVRSPSGEAENDTCIRWLDEQPDGSVLYVCFGTGGTLSVEQTAELAAGLEASGQRFLWVVRFPSDKDVSASYFGTTNHGEADDPTSYLPEGFLGRTKGTGLAVPLWAPQVEVLNHRAVGGFVSHCGWNSTLEAASAGVPTLAWPLFAEQKMNAVMLSSERVGLAALRVRPDDDRGVVTREEVASAVRELMAGKKGAAARKKARELRAAAAVASAPGGPQQQALEAVVGEWKGRG; translated from the coding sequence ATGGCGCCGGCGCATGCCGTTACCCCGCACGTCGTACTGCTCCCGAGCCCCGGCGCGGGGCACGTCGCCCCGGCTGCCCAGCTCGCGGCGCGCCTCGCCACGCACCACGGCTGCACGGCCACGATCGTCACGTACACCAACCTCTCCACGGCAAGGAACTCCGCGCTCGCCTCCCTCCCGACGGGCGTCACCGCCACAGCGCTCCCGGAGGTGTCCCTCGACGACCTCCCCGCCGACGCGCGCATCGAGACGCGCATCTTCGCCGTCGTGCGCCGCACGCTCCCGCACCTCCGTGAGCTCCTGCTCTCCTGCCTCGGCTCATcctcccccgccggcgtcaCGACGTTACTCACCGACATGCTCTGCCCCGCGGCGCTCGCCGTGGCGGCCGAGCTCGGCATCCCGCGATACGTCTTCTTCACCTCGAACCTCCTGTGCCTGACCACGCTGCTCTACACCCCAGAGCTCGCCAGGACCACCACCTGCGAGTGCCGCGACCTCCCAGAGCCGGTCGTCCTCCCGGGATGCGTGCCGCTGCACGGCACCGACCTCGTCGACCCCTTGCAGGACCGTGCCAACCCCGTGTACCCGCTCATCGTCGAGCTGGGGCTCGACtacctcctcgccgacggcttCCTCATCAACACCTTCGACGCCATGGAGCATGACACACTAGGGGCGTTCAAGGAGCTTTCCGACAAAGGCGTGTACCCTCCAGCCTACGCGGTCGGCCCGCTCGTCCGGTCGCCCTCCGGCGAGGCGGAGAACGACACCTGCATACGTTGGCTCGACGAACAGCCGGACGGGTCAGTCCTGTACGTCTGTTTCGGCACCGGCGGGACGCTGTCAGTCGAGCAGAcggcggagctggcggcggggCTGGAGGCGAGCGGGCAGAGGTTCCTATGGGTGGTGCGCTTCCCCAGCGACAAGGACGTCAGCGCGAGCTACTTCGGGACGACCAACCATGGCGAGGCCGACGACCCGACGAGCTACCTGCCGGAGGGTTTCCTCGGGAGGACGAAGGGCACCGGTCTCGCCGTGCCGCTGTGGGCGCCGCAGGTGGAGGTCCTGAACCACCGCGCCGTGGGAGGGTTCGTGtcgcactgcgggtggaactcgacgctggagGCCGCGTCGGCGGGCGTGCCGACGCTGGCGTGGCCGCTGTTCGCGGAGCAGAAGATGAACGCCGTGATGCTGTCGTCGGAGAGGGTTGGGCTGGCGGCGCTGCGGGTGCGACCGGACGACGACCGCGGGGTGGTGACGCGGGAGGAGGTGGCGTCGGCGGTGAGGGAGCTGATGGCCGGGAAgaagggcgcggcggcgcggaagaAGGCCCGCGAGctgcgtgcggcggcggcggtggcatcggCGCCTGGCGGGCCGCAGCAACAGGCGCTCGAGGCGGTGGTCGGGGAGTGGAAGGGGCGCGGTTGA
- the LOC127766666 gene encoding hydroquinone glucosyltransferase-like, whose product MAIESDPARNERRGQHVVLLASPGAGHLLPVAELARRIVEHDGFTATIVTHTNFSSAEHSSTFSSLPPSISIAALPEVSVDDLPADARVETRILTVVRRALPHLRDLLRSLLDSPAGVAVFLSDLLSPRALAVAAELGIPRYVFCTSNLMCLTSFLHNPVLDRTTTCEFRDLPGPVLLPGCVPLHGSDLVDPVQDRANPVYRLVIEMGLDYLRADGFLVNTFDAMEHDTAVAFKELSDKGVYPPAYAVGPFVRSPSGKAANDACIRWLDDQPDGSVLYVCLGSGGTLSTEQTAEVAAGLEASGQRFLWVVRYPSDKDKTASYFSVSGDGDGEDSPTNYLPEGFLERTKGTGLAVPMWAPQVEILNHRAVGGFVSHCGWNSTLEAVAAGVPMVAWPLYAEQRMNAVMLSSSRAGLALRPSNAREDGVVTRDEVAAVAKELITGEKGAAARRKARELREAAAKATRAPGGPSRQAFEAVVGGAWKKAAAAARGGRAGEPDDNGTAVTAQ is encoded by the coding sequence ATGGCAATAGAGTCAGATCCGGCGCGAAATGAGCGGCGCGGTCAGCACGTCGTGCTGCTGGCGAgccccggcgccggccaccTTCTGCCGGTGGCCGAGCTCGCCCGGCGCATCGTCGAGCACGACGGCTTCACGGCCACGATCGTCACCCACACCAACTTCTCCTCGGCGGAGCactcctccaccttctcctccctcccgccgtCCATCTCCATCGCCGCGCTCCCCGAGGTGTCCGTCGACGACCTCCCCGCCGACGCGCGCGTCGAGACCCGCATCCTCACCGTCGtccgccgcgcgctcccgcacctccgcgacctcctccgctccctcctCGACTCCCCCGCGGGCGTCGCCGTCTTCCTCTCCGACCTCCTCAGCCCGCGGGcgctcgccgtggccgccgagCTCGGCATCCCGCGATACGTCTTCTGCACCTCCAACCTCATGTGCCTCACCTCCTTCCTCCACAACCCGGTGCTCGACCGGACGACCACCTGCGAGTTCCGCGACCTCCCGGGCCCCGTCCTCCTCCCGGGGTGCGTGCCGCTGCACGGCTCCGACCTCGTCGACCCCGTGCAGGACCGGGCCAACCCCGTGTACCGGCTCGTGATCGAGATGGGGCTCGACTACCTCCGCGCCGACGGCTTCCTCGTCAATACCTTCGACGCCATGGAGCACGACACCGCTGTGGCGTTCAAGGAGCTCTCCGACAAAGGTGTGTACCCTCCGGCCTACGCGGTTGGCCCGTTCGTCCGGTCGCCCTCCGGCAAGGCGGCGAACGACGCCTGCATACGGTGGCTCGACGACCAGCCGGACGGGTCTGTGCTGTACGTGTGtctgggcagcggcggcacgctGTCCACCGAGCAGAcggccgaggtggcggcggggctggAGGCGAGCGGGCAGAGGTTCCTATGGGTGGTACGCTACCCCAGCGACAAGGACAAGACGGCCAGCTACTTCAGCGttagcggcgacggcgacggcgaggacagCCCGACGAACTACCTGCCGGAGGGGTTCCTCGAGAGGACCAAAGGCACCGGGCTCGCCGTGCCGATGTGGGCGCCGCAGGTGGAGATCCTGAACCACCGCGCCGTCGGCGGGTTCGTGtcgcactgcgggtggaactcgacgctggaggccgtggcggcgggcgTGCCGATGGTGGCGTGGCCGCTCTACGCCGAGCAGAGGATGAACGCCGTGATGCTGTCGTCGTCGCGCGCGGGGCTGGCGCTGCGGCCGAGCAACGCCCGGGAGGACGGGGTGGTGACGCGggacgaggtggcggcggtggcgaaggagcTCATCACGGGGGAGAAGGGCGCCGCGGCGCGGAGGAAGGCGCGGGAgctgcgggaggcggcggccaaggCCACGCGGGCGCCGGGCGGCCCGTCGCGCCAGGCGTTCGAGGCCGTCGTCGGTGGCGCGTGgaagaaggccgccgccgctgcacgtGGCGGTCGTGCCGGCGAGCCCGACGACAACGGAACAGCAGTGACGGCCCAATGA